The Methanoplanus sp. FWC-SCC4 genome has a window encoding:
- a CDS encoding response regulator, with protein MFCFQDFLGGAKKVLHILMVDEEPDILEIAEIFLKKYGEYDIDRAYSAKEGLYKLQEGGYDAIVSDYEMPEMDGLTFLGEVRRLNPLIPFIIFSGKGREEVVGEAFRRGADGFVQKGKDPRSQFAELNHQIVIASERSRAENELKMKEYAIESSFNGVFMMDSDLRLFYVNKAAIDFYGYKSKDEMLNKRISAYFDMENFAEMNRNACTHLFEKGWFLGEVKGRKKDSSLFDIQLSAISVKNEITSDVYYFGSFIDITDKKITERVLVEFISEAAKRLKEPVGYISSGLHEAVGLIEKEGSSEKLKLMLSVQMKTAEQVLENLNDLNRVIAGGIDSLPEEYKEYLIR; from the coding sequence TTGTTCTGTTTTCAGGACTTTTTGGGAGGTGCAAAAAAAGTGCTGCACATTTTGATGGTGGATGAAGAACCGGATATTCTTGAAATCGCGGAAATTTTCCTTAAAAAGTATGGTGAATATGATATTGACCGTGCTTATTCGGCAAAAGAGGGTTTGTACAAGCTTCAGGAAGGGGGATATGATGCAATCGTTTCTGATTATGAAATGCCGGAGATGGATGGTCTTACCTTCCTTGGAGAAGTAAGACGTTTAAATCCACTGATTCCTTTTATTATATTTTCTGGAAAAGGAAGAGAGGAGGTCGTAGGAGAGGCATTCCGGAGAGGGGCGGACGGATTTGTGCAGAAAGGAAAAGATCCGAGATCACAGTTTGCAGAGCTGAATCACCAGATAGTGATCGCTTCAGAGCGAAGCCGTGCCGAGAATGAACTTAAAATGAAGGAATATGCAATTGAAAGTTCTTTTAACGGCGTCTTCATGATGGATTCAGATTTAAGGCTCTTTTATGTGAATAAGGCCGCAATTGATTTCTACGGGTATAAATCAAAGGATGAGATGCTTAACAAAAGGATTTCTGCATATTTTGACATGGAAAATTTTGCAGAAATGAACCGGAATGCATGCACTCATCTGTTTGAAAAGGGCTGGTTTTTAGGCGAGGTTAAAGGAAGAAAGAAAGATAGCTCCCTATTTGACATTCAGCTCTCAGCAATCTCGGTAAAAAACGAGATAACAAGTGATGTTTACTACTTTGGATCATTTATTGATATAACAGATAAAAAAATTACTGAGAGAGTTTTGGTTGAATTCATCAGCGAAGCGGCAAAGAGACTCAAAGAGCCTGTCGGATACATTTCTTCCGGTCTGCATGAAGCAGTGGGCCTTATTGAGAAAGAAGGCTCTTCAGAGAAACTAAAGCTTATGCTGTCAGTGCAGATGAAGACGGCAGAACAGGTCCTTGAGAATCTTAATGATTTAAACAGGGTCATAGCGGGAGGGATAGACTCCCTTCCCGAAGAATATAAAGAGTATCTGATAAGGTGA
- a CDS encoding DUF7504 family protein codes for MKDIEEVLASSESGRIVLTTSSAEKIGDVNCELVRKISLCGYRTIVITVNNPAPLLKDLYKSEGIDISKVFFVDAITKYALGSLPGDIDNSIFVSNPGNLTDIGIGITEMLKENPGEKTCVILDSVNTMLIYLPTPTLTKFIHFLSSKLRLMRSFGFYIAVKEGLDPMLLMQLKTFSDETVEI; via the coding sequence TTGAAAGACATAGAAGAGGTACTTGCCAGTTCTGAATCCGGACGTATTGTTCTTACCACTTCATCCGCCGAAAAGATCGGTGATGTAAACTGTGAACTTGTAAGAAAGATCTCCCTATGCGGATATCGTACAATAGTAATAACTGTAAATAATCCGGCCCCTCTTCTAAAAGATCTCTATAAATCTGAAGGTATTGATATCTCAAAAGTTTTCTTTGTGGATGCTATAACAAAATATGCACTTGGAAGTCTCCCGGGGGATATAGACAACTCAATTTTTGTAAGCAATCCGGGAAACCTTACCGATATAGGTATTGGCATAACTGAAATGCTTAAGGAAAATCCGGGAGAGAAGACCTGTGTCATCCTTGACTCAGTCAATACAATGCTCATTTATCTCCCAACACCCACTCTTACAAAGTTCATTCATTTTTTGTCAAGCAAATTAAGGCTTATGAGGAGTTTCGGGTTTTATATTGCAGTAAAAGAAGGCCTTGATCCTATGCTTTTAATGCAGCTTAAGACATTTTCAGACGAAACGGTTGAAATTTAG
- a CDS encoding PAS domain S-box protein, translating into MISALYVDDEGALLEIGKLFLERGGNFSVDTASSAKDGIELLGKNSYDAVISDYQMPEMDGICFLKNVRENFGNIPFILFTGRGREEIVIEALNNGADFYIQKGGNPKAQFAELKNCLSKSVGKKRAEMEVLRKEAELFEADKKISVAEKVMQSSYQKLIESEKEIRETNQLMTDLVNFLPDATFAIDREEIVIAWNLAMESFSGIPPEEILGKKLSDISLPFYRDHRPLLAQSMLKSKNPDEAGYISVSREGNTLFAQSNISLTNKPDAYAAVTASLFYNTNGEVKGAIESIRDITEYKLGERSIREANRKLREAESELKLQIENLSAGKKALLESEKKYRALYENMAEGSALHEIIYDDFGKPVDYRLLDVNPAYEKILGISRDYASGKSACEVYGVLKPPFFDKYLNVALTGEPLKMNVFYEVMNRYFSISAFSTGKNRFVTVFSDITDEMRTKEALVQSEERLRTLINSTPDIVCFKDEKGRLMIANDAYVRFFSLEGIDYRLNTNSELSLFAHPLLQEALKNCEISDNEAWNLGRLIINEESFLLPEGDKKIFEMLKVPLFHADGSRKGLVVLGRDVTYRKNAEDKLIHANQKLKLLGSITRHDIVNKVTAILSYLSLICEISENNSTQEFTKKIESLVDEIHAEVLFARDYSVIGSADPVWQNLENIMPFSSVPKTVSFNADVSEVEIYADIMLKKIFANLLSNSVMHGGGVTSVNVYLKSNFNNLTIIWEDNGCGIPDNMKEKIFERKVGKNNGFGLFLVREILLLTGIGICETGTENEGARFVILVPQECWRKIEGSDSV; encoded by the coding sequence ATGATCTCTGCACTATATGTTGATGACGAGGGGGCACTTTTGGAGATCGGAAAGCTGTTCCTTGAAAGGGGAGGTAATTTTTCTGTTGATACCGCTTCCTCTGCAAAGGACGGGATTGAGCTTCTTGGGAAAAATTCGTATGATGCGGTTATATCTGATTATCAGATGCCTGAAATGGACGGAATTTGCTTTTTAAAGAATGTAAGGGAAAATTTCGGAAACATCCCGTTTATTCTCTTCACGGGAAGGGGGCGTGAGGAGATTGTAATAGAGGCGCTTAACAACGGTGCCGATTTTTATATCCAGAAGGGGGGCAATCCAAAAGCACAGTTTGCAGAGCTAAAAAACTGCCTTTCAAAATCCGTAGGAAAAAAGAGAGCGGAAATGGAGGTTTTAAGAAAAGAGGCAGAGCTCTTTGAGGCAGACAAAAAGATATCTGTTGCAGAAAAAGTGATGCAGAGCAGTTATCAAAAATTAATTGAAAGTGAAAAGGAGATCCGTGAAACAAATCAGCTGATGACGGATCTTGTAAATTTTCTACCTGATGCGACATTTGCAATTGACAGGGAAGAAATCGTTATTGCCTGGAATCTTGCTATGGAATCATTTTCAGGGATACCCCCGGAAGAAATTCTCGGGAAAAAATTATCCGATATTTCACTTCCGTTTTATAGGGATCATCGTCCTCTGCTTGCACAATCCATGCTGAAATCAAAAAATCCTGATGAAGCAGGATATATTTCTGTCTCACGGGAAGGAAACACACTGTTCGCACAGTCAAATATCAGCCTTACAAATAAGCCCGATGCCTATGCAGCTGTTACAGCCTCACTGTTTTACAACACCAATGGAGAAGTGAAAGGCGCAATTGAGTCTATTCGTGATATTACCGAATACAAACTTGGGGAGAGGTCGATCCGTGAAGCAAACAGAAAGTTAAGAGAGGCTGAATCAGAGCTTAAACTTCAGATAGAAAATCTGTCGGCAGGAAAAAAAGCTCTTTTGGAGAGTGAAAAGAAGTACAGAGCCCTTTATGAAAATATGGCGGAAGGCAGTGCTCTGCATGAAATCATTTATGATGATTTTGGAAAACCCGTTGACTATCGTCTTTTGGATGTGAATCCTGCATATGAAAAAATACTTGGTATTTCGCGTGATTATGCATCAGGAAAATCTGCATGTGAGGTTTACGGGGTTTTAAAACCGCCTTTTTTTGATAAATACCTGAATGTGGCCTTAACCGGTGAACCCCTGAAAATGAATGTGTTTTACGAGGTGATGAACAGGTATTTTTCAATATCTGCATTTTCTACCGGAAAAAACAGGTTCGTAACAGTTTTTTCAGATATCACAGATGAGATGAGAACAAAAGAAGCACTTGTACAAAGTGAGGAAAGGTTACGAACACTGATAAATTCAACTCCCGATATCGTCTGTTTCAAGGATGAAAAAGGCAGGTTGATGATCGCAAACGATGCGTATGTCAGGTTTTTTTCTCTTGAAGGAATTGACTACAGGCTTAACACAAACTCCGAGCTTTCACTTTTTGCCCATCCTTTGCTTCAGGAGGCTTTGAAAAACTGTGAGATTTCCGACAATGAAGCCTGGAATTTGGGAAGACTCATAATAAATGAAGAGTCTTTTTTATTGCCGGAAGGGGACAAAAAGATTTTTGAAATGTTAAAGGTTCCCCTGTTTCACGCTGACGGCAGCAGAAAAGGCCTGGTTGTTTTGGGAAGGGATGTAACATACAGAAAAAATGCTGAAGACAAACTGATACATGCAAACCAGAAACTAAAACTTTTAGGGAGTATCACCCGTCACGATATTGTAAACAAAGTGACTGCGATCTTAAGTTATCTTTCATTGATATGTGAAATATCAGAAAATAATAGTACACAGGAATTTACAAAAAAAATAGAATCTCTTGTAGACGAGATTCATGCCGAGGTTTTGTTTGCGAGGGATTATTCCGTGATTGGCAGTGCGGATCCTGTCTGGCAGAATCTTGAAAATATAATGCCTTTCTCTTCTGTTCCAAAAACAGTGAGTTTTAATGCAGATGTTTCTGAGGTAGAGATCTATGCGGATATAATGCTGAAAAAAATATTTGCAAACCTTCTTTCAAATTCGGTTATGCACGGTGGGGGGGTAACGTCAGTTAATGTTTATCTGAAAAGCAACTTCAATAATCTGACAATTATCTGGGAGGATAACGGCTGCGGGATTCCGGACAATATGAAAGAAAAAATCTTTGAACGAAAGGTAGGCAAAAACAATGGTTTTGGGCTGTTCCTGGTGCGTGAGATTCTTTTGCTGACCGGTATTGGTATCTGTGAAACCGGAACTGAAAATGAGGGTGCAAGATTTGTTATTTTAGTACCGCAGGAATGCTGGAGAAAAATTGAAGGTAGCGATTCTGTTTAA
- a CDS encoding tetratricopeptide repeat protein produces MAIFDRIIGQGQNPNPWIDKAASHFDQGRYEDAIKDLEKALEIEPENGHLCYQMGKALMYTARYSDAERFFKRAVAANPEDIAAWQDLGNALFTQRDYSGSVQCFEKVLSADSSLIDVWYKKIDALENLGDFRAAADTCVKILTIEQGNIRIRERLGILAMRTGEWALALDAFSRVMTAEPENTSAMILTGEALERIGNLEEARGFYDIAVKTNPKDHVALYHKAAVCEKLGKYIEAAETYSGIFAEKPEDTTAAFNRASNLLRIGAYAEAANALELIVKRNPENIMAWHLMGMSLVQIGEYEKAVACFDNILRYTPDNPATWYQKGVCLSNLGRYSDALNSFGHVTKNGLGGGVSWINNNIDLSLFEKQNTEREARLNIDVRETRMLELQGEALIHLGNFNDAFACFSKLTEINPDNINAWRYRSEALYHLGEFADAADSFTKVIHIFPGDLSAWEKKGYALMHLGDHAGATECFDHVLSEDPQNISVWQKRAEAQMRLGLFDEALVTIDKISELSDDEAAQADKGDILLSTGNYEAAIETLEPLIEKGGSDVNSWRKYLTSLEMLGRYDEAISAIENLEAAGVADASLLCQKAGILEKTGDLQSAVSAYTDAYELEPERQGIILPLANDLKLLGRYKEASKAYETFVRANRESPEGWRDLAMSLWQSGNCEKAAKAFTKAAGFMPDDNGILLNHALLMYHTGDFKAAAEVFSEVTERDPENPAALRGLAFSLSRTDRYNDSIEAFNKFLATDEDDTAARLQLAGIYEKTGSFELAAGHYAAILEEHPKDINTWLKLTKLLMFMGRYEDAMEAADSILEVEPENTAALRMKGDSHSRTGDFKEASECYLSTVEKEPEDKSTRLLLAESLMRTGRYKDGLFHYGQALENTEGDIESFFQCAVAQMHMGGYEKAIKFISKVLSEKPELTGGLLLEANASERIGHFEEALAGYEEAIKADHNNPGLWNSRGMLLISLGNYNDAGKSFERAIESGAEDPNAWYGKGLALEHVGKNEAAIEAYDKALEINSAETAASYRKGICLTKLGKYTEAAEVFEKTSRKEKKERFNPEEE; encoded by the coding sequence ATGGCAATATTTGACAGAATTATAGGACAGGGACAAAATCCAAACCCGTGGATTGACAAGGCGGCATCCCATTTTGATCAGGGCAGATACGAAGATGCAATAAAAGATCTCGAAAAAGCCCTCGAAATTGAGCCTGAAAACGGACATCTGTGTTACCAGATGGGAAAGGCATTGATGTATACAGCAAGATACAGCGATGCGGAAAGATTTTTTAAACGTGCAGTTGCCGCAAACCCTGAAGACATTGCGGCATGGCAGGATCTTGGAAATGCACTCTTCACCCAAAGAGACTATAGTGGTTCAGTCCAGTGTTTTGAGAAAGTCCTTTCGGCAGACTCCTCACTTATTGATGTATGGTACAAAAAAATTGATGCACTTGAAAACCTGGGAGATTTCAGGGCAGCTGCAGATACCTGTGTGAAAATTCTCACAATAGAACAGGGAAATATCAGAATTCGGGAAAGACTTGGCATTCTTGCAATGAGGACCGGGGAATGGGCCCTTGCACTTGATGCCTTCAGCCGTGTCATGACAGCAGAACCCGAAAACACTTCGGCAATGATCCTTACCGGAGAGGCTCTGGAAAGAATCGGCAATCTGGAAGAAGCACGCGGTTTTTATGATATTGCCGTAAAAACAAATCCAAAAGATCATGTTGCATTATATCACAAAGCAGCAGTGTGTGAAAAACTTGGAAAATACATTGAAGCGGCAGAGACCTATTCCGGTATTTTTGCAGAAAAACCTGAGGATACAACTGCCGCCTTTAACCGTGCCTCAAACCTTTTACGGATTGGAGCATATGCAGAAGCTGCAAATGCCCTTGAACTGATTGTCAAGAGGAATCCTGAAAATATTATGGCATGGCACCTTATGGGAATGTCACTCGTACAGATTGGGGAGTACGAGAAAGCCGTTGCATGCTTTGACAATATATTAAGATACACACCCGACAATCCGGCAACATGGTACCAAAAGGGGGTCTGCCTCTCAAATCTCGGAAGGTACTCTGACGCACTAAACAGCTTTGGCCACGTTACCAAAAACGGACTTGGCGGAGGAGTAAGCTGGATTAACAATAATATAGACCTGAGCCTTTTTGAGAAGCAGAACACAGAGAGAGAGGCCAGGCTCAACATCGATGTCAGGGAAACAAGGATGCTTGAGCTTCAGGGAGAGGCACTCATTCATCTTGGAAACTTCAATGATGCATTTGCATGCTTTTCAAAACTGACAGAGATCAACCCTGACAATATAAATGCATGGAGATACCGCTCAGAAGCACTCTACCACCTTGGAGAATTTGCGGATGCCGCAGACTCATTCACAAAGGTCATACACATATTCCCCGGAGACCTCAGTGCATGGGAGAAGAAAGGCTATGCACTTATGCACCTCGGGGACCATGCGGGCGCTACCGAATGCTTTGATCATGTCCTGAGTGAAGACCCGCAGAATATCTCCGTATGGCAGAAACGTGCTGAAGCACAGATGCGGCTCGGGCTCTTTGACGAGGCACTTGTTACAATTGACAAAATATCAGAACTCTCTGATGACGAGGCAGCCCAGGCCGATAAAGGGGACATCCTCCTTTCAACCGGAAACTATGAAGCTGCAATAGAAACCCTTGAACCTTTAATCGAAAAAGGCGGCAGCGATGTCAATTCGTGGAGGAAGTACCTGACATCCCTTGAAATGCTTGGAAGGTATGACGAGGCAATATCCGCAATCGAAAACCTTGAGGCAGCAGGGGTTGCGGACGCCTCGCTCTTATGCCAGAAAGCAGGAATACTCGAGAAGACCGGAGACCTACAGTCTGCTGTATCAGCATACACGGACGCATATGAACTTGAACCGGAAAGGCAGGGAATAATCCTGCCGCTTGCAAACGACCTGAAACTCCTTGGAAGGTACAAGGAGGCATCAAAAGCCTATGAGACATTTGTAAGGGCAAACAGGGAGAGTCCCGAAGGATGGAGGGATCTCGCAATGTCACTGTGGCAGTCAGGTAACTGTGAAAAGGCAGCAAAGGCATTTACCAAAGCGGCAGGGTTCATGCCTGATGATAACGGCATACTCCTGAATCACGCTCTTCTGATGTATCATACAGGCGACTTTAAAGCTGCAGCAGAGGTCTTCTCAGAAGTAACTGAGAGAGACCCTGAAAATCCGGCAGCATTACGCGGACTTGCATTTTCACTTTCAAGAACCGACAGATACAACGATTCAATCGAGGCCTTCAATAAATTCCTTGCAACAGATGAGGATGATACTGCGGCAAGACTTCAGCTTGCCGGAATTTATGAAAAGACCGGCAGCTTCGAACTTGCAGCAGGACATTATGCAGCGATTCTCGAAGAACACCCAAAAGACATCAACACATGGCTGAAACTCACAAAGCTCCTGATGTTTATGGGCAGGTATGAAGACGCAATGGAAGCGGCCGACAGCATTCTTGAGGTCGAGCCTGAAAACACCGCCGCACTCAGAATGAAGGGAGACTCGCATTCAAGAACAGGTGATTTCAAGGAAGCCTCCGAATGCTATCTGAGCACTGTTGAAAAAGAGCCCGAAGACAAATCAACACGTCTGCTTCTGGCCGAATCATTAATGCGCACCGGCAGATACAAAGACGGCCTCTTCCATTACGGTCAGGCTCTTGAAAACACAGAAGGTGACATTGAGAGCTTCTTCCAGTGTGCAGTGGCACAGATGCATATGGGCGGATATGAAAAAGCTATAAAATTCATATCCAAAGTCCTCAGCGAAAAACCCGAACTCACAGGCGGACTGCTTCTCGAGGCAAACGCTTCAGAACGCATAGGTCATTTCGAAGAAGCACTTGCCGGCTATGAAGAAGCAATCAAGGCAGATCACAATAACCCGGGCCTCTGGAATTCACGCGGCATGCTGCTCATATCACTTGGAAATTATAACGATGCAGGCAAATCATTTGAGCGTGCCATCGAATCCGGTGCAGAAGATCCAAACGCATGGTATGGAAAAGGACTTGCACTTGAACATGTGGGCAAAAACGAAGCCGCAATAGAAGCTTATGACAAAGCACTGGAAATAAACAGCGCTGAAACGGCAGCCTCATACAGAAAAGGGATCTGCCTGACAAAACTCGGAAAATATACAGAAGCAGCGGAAGTCTTTGAAAAAACCTCACGAAAAGAGAAAAAAGAGAGATTCAACCCTGAAGAAGAGTAA
- a CDS encoding PAS domain S-box protein gives MPGDKETEFIEILNILKNNPRGMSLKQISAAIGMNRVTVARYLDILRTSGKIDMEPYGQAKVYYLSHRVPVSAMLDYTPGPVVVIGNDKRIIYANSPFQKFFEKSFDEIEGFCLFDVIPEDALSDVLVSGINSPLYDKGMSDEVWIKKDGKDFCFLMKMLPTVFENGYPGLTLLFENITGKKRIEEIVRIQRDLAFKLSAARSYDEALPMALRVGIDILDMDSGIIYLLDERTGEFTNYCSEGLGKEFLSFFDTLDQNSEFFEVISNGGVIYSQDPFTDFLSEKKISTIKNEGLKNFAIVPITDDGAIVGTFHLCSHRISEVRYNERMKGFETMASHVGNTISRIRTQDKLKKSEMRYRLLFNNANDGIIIHGMENDKIPGVIIDVNDKACEKLGYSRDELLKMRISDIDLNLKIEEQAEILKKFSLDREVTFESTHQTKDGHKKPV, from the coding sequence ATGCCCGGAGATAAAGAAACCGAATTTATCGAGATTCTGAATATTTTAAAGAATAATCCCCGGGGAATGTCTTTAAAGCAAATATCCGCCGCAATAGGGATGAACCGTGTTACTGTTGCCCGTTATCTTGACATCCTCAGGACGTCCGGAAAAATTGATATGGAACCGTATGGTCAGGCCAAAGTTTATTATCTCTCTCATCGGGTTCCTGTTTCCGCGATGCTTGATTATACGCCGGGGCCTGTTGTTGTAATAGGTAATGACAAGCGCATAATTTATGCCAATTCCCCGTTTCAAAAATTTTTTGAAAAAAGTTTTGATGAAATTGAGGGGTTTTGTTTATTTGATGTAATACCTGAGGATGCATTAAGCGATGTTCTTGTATCCGGTATTAACTCCCCCCTCTATGATAAGGGAATGTCTGATGAAGTCTGGATTAAAAAGGATGGTAAGGATTTTTGTTTTCTGATGAAGATGCTTCCGACAGTTTTTGAAAACGGGTATCCCGGGCTGACACTGCTTTTTGAAAATATCACCGGAAAAAAAAGGATTGAGGAGATTGTCCGTATCCAGCGTGATCTGGCATTTAAACTCTCGGCCGCCCGTAGTTATGATGAAGCTCTCCCCATGGCCCTCAGAGTTGGCATTGACATTCTTGACATGGATTCGGGGATTATCTATCTCCTGGATGAAAGGACAGGTGAGTTCACTAATTATTGTTCGGAAGGACTCGGAAAGGAATTTTTATCATTTTTTGATACCCTTGATCAGAATTCTGAATTTTTTGAAGTGATTTCAAACGGTGGCGTGATATATTCACAGGATCCTTTCACGGATTTTCTCTCAGAGAAGAAGATAAGCACTATAAAAAATGAGGGCCTGAAAAATTTTGCCATTGTTCCCATAACCGATGACGGAGCTATTGTCGGAACTTTTCATTTATGTTCACACAGAATCTCCGAAGTCAGGTACAATGAAAGAATGAAGGGATTTGAAACGATGGCGTCCCATGTTGGGAATACAATTTCGAGGATAAGGACACAGGACAAACTCAAAAAAAGTGAGATGCGCTACAGGCTTCTTTTCAATAATGCAAATGACGGAATAATTATTCATGGGATGGAGAATGACAAAATTCCAGGGGTCATTATAGACGTCAACGATAAAGCCTGTGAGAAGCTCGGGTACAGCCGGGATGAACTCCTGAAAATGCGTATTTCTGATATCGATCTTAATTTAAAGATTGAAGAGCAGGCAGAAATTCTTAAAAAATTCAGTCTTGATAGGGAGGTTACCTTTGAGAGTACCCATCAGACAAAAGACGGGCATAAGAAACCTGTTTAG
- a CDS encoding sensor histidine kinase has protein sequence MSFAASLKDENLKTYIAGAIVILLFLIMEITYQVLFESTTVVLSHLFYFPVIIASFFYPKRGVIISTLISLIYIILIYDIVYPDYYGIISATMQFYVYISLSVIVSIISARLKSEKIKYKRIFNYSEGGVFVIEKETGKILERNKKFTDMLDEWGFPQAISDIYEICNEKGNMKQICEKIHENGIIENFEIQIKNNGESEYYCLISGSKIPNNTIVFTVTDITKKIVDSKEIMKLNAQLKEANDEANLYIDILTHDINNANTAAQGYAELLYDATTSEADKPFFEKMLSGIRQSSNIISKVSKIRDIHKSGIVSEPFDLDSSVKRAVGKINQGHNITYKQTDLSVMAGKFLDDAFEYILENSVEYGGENVSVFIETKDTGSDAEIVIRDDGPGIPDNRKNNLFTRFQPGVDKRRGRGLGLPLCWHIINSYGGEITAKDAFADENRKGTKIIIKLKKAA, from the coding sequence ATGTCTTTTGCCGCCAGTCTAAAAGATGAAAATCTGAAAACCTATATCGCAGGTGCAATAGTTATTCTGCTATTTTTAATAATGGAGATAACATATCAGGTTTTGTTTGAGAGCACCACTGTTGTGTTGTCACACTTATTCTATTTCCCTGTAATTATTGCATCATTTTTCTATCCTAAAAGAGGGGTGATAATCTCAACCCTGATATCCCTCATTTATATAATTCTGATATATGACATCGTTTACCCTGATTATTACGGAATAATATCTGCAACAATGCAGTTTTATGTTTACATAAGTCTCTCCGTTATTGTATCAATAATCTCTGCCAGACTCAAATCTGAAAAAATCAAATACAAAAGGATATTCAACTATTCCGAAGGCGGAGTCTTTGTAATAGAAAAAGAAACAGGAAAAATCCTTGAAAGAAATAAAAAATTCACTGACATGCTTGATGAATGGGGATTCCCACAGGCCATATCAGATATTTATGAAATATGCAATGAAAAGGGAAACATGAAGCAGATCTGCGAAAAAATTCACGAAAACGGCATAATCGAAAATTTTGAAATACAGATCAAAAACAACGGGGAATCTGAATATTACTGCCTGATATCAGGCTCAAAAATACCAAATAATACGATTGTTTTCACGGTAACGGACATCACCAAAAAAATAGTGGATTCAAAAGAGATAATGAAACTGAATGCACAGTTAAAAGAGGCAAATGATGAGGCAAACCTCTATATTGACATCCTGACGCATGACATAAACAATGCCAACACCGCTGCCCAGGGATATGCCGAACTTCTCTATGATGCCACAACAAGTGAAGCTGACAAACCGTTTTTTGAAAAAATGCTCTCAGGAATCAGACAGAGCAGCAACATAATAAGCAAAGTCTCAAAGATAAGGGATATTCACAAATCAGGGATTGTGTCCGAACCCTTTGATCTTGATTCATCAGTTAAAAGGGCAGTGGGAAAAATAAATCAGGGGCACAATATCACATACAAACAGACAGACCTCAGTGTAATGGCAGGAAAGTTCCTTGATGATGCATTTGAGTATATTCTGGAAAACAGTGTTGAATACGGCGGTGAAAATGTTTCTGTTTTTATTGAAACAAAGGATACCGGCAGTGATGCTGAAATAGTAATAAGAGATGACGGACCGGGAATTCCCGATAACCGGAAAAATAATCTATTCACACGTTTCCAGCCGGGAGTAGACAAAAGGAGGGGAAGAGGCCTTGGCCTGCCGCTTTGCTGGCATATAATAAACAGCTATGGCGGGGAGATCACTGCAAAAGACGCCTTTGCCGATGAAAACAGGAAAGGAACAAAAATAATAATTAAACTCAAAAAAGCGGCATGA